The genomic region TGCTCCACTCGTTGGTCACCTGGTACACCACGGTGCAGGCGACCGAGGGGGCGGCCGCGGCGGGCAGCGCGCCCAGCGGGAGCGTCACCGCCCCGGCCAGCGCGGTGGCGAGTGCGGCGGGCAGTGGCCCGGCTCGCCATCGCCGGGATAGCGCACGGGATCTCATGCAGGGTCCTCCTCCGGACACACAGGGGTGAGGGCGGTGGATTCTGGGAGCGCTCCCAGAACGGGACTGTAACCGCGCCGAAACCCGCTGTGAACCCTCGGCCGCGCACCGGCGGGGACCATCGGCGACATTGCACCCGTTCGGTCCCGCCCGCGCCGCCGGGCGGGCTAAGCTGATCATCGGAGGTGGTGGGTGTGACCCGTGGTGCCACGCGGCCGACGCTGGAAGACGTCGCCGCCTACGCCGGTGTGTCCCGGTCGACCGCCTCGCGGGCGCTCAACGAGGACGCCTACGTCAGTTCCCGGGCCAGGGAGAAGGTCCTCGACGCCGCGCGCGAGCTGGGCTACTCGCCCAACCAGGCGGCGCGCTCGCTGGTCACCAGGCGCACCAACGCGATCGCGCTGGTGCTCTCCGAGCCGGAGACCAAGGTCCTGGAGGACCCGTACTTCGCCGAGATCGTCCGCGGCGCGTTCCGGCAGCTGTCCGAGGTGGGCAGCCAGATGCTGATGATGCTGGTGGACAGCCGCGAGGACGTGCCGGGCACGGTGCGCTTCCTGGAGGGCGGGCACGTCGACGGCGCGCTGGTCTTCGCCGCGCACCGGGGCGATCCGCTGCCCACCGCGCTGCGACTGCTCCGGCTGCCGATGGTCTTCGGCGGCGGCAGTCCCGGCGGCGCCATCCGCGGCCTGCACATGGTCGACTTCGACAACGTGGGCGGCGCGAAGCTGGCGGTGGAACACCTGCTCTCGTTGGGGCGCAAACGGATCGGCACCATCACCGGACCGCTGGACCAGCGCTCCGCGGTGGACCGGCTGGCCGGCTGGCGGACCACCGCGGGGCTGGACGACCGCGCCGCGGCCCGGCTGTGCGAGGAAGGCGACTTCAGCACCGAGAGCGGCGAGCGGGCGGTGGCCAGGCTGCTGGCGCGCAACCCGAAGCTGGACGCGGTCTTCGCCGCCAACGACCCCATGGCCGCGGGCGCCCTGCGCGCGCTGCACGCCGCCGGACGGCGGGTGCCGGAGGACGTGGCCGTGGTGGGCTTCGACGACCACCGGGGGCTGGCCGAAGCGACCAACCCGCCGCTGACCACGGTGCACCAGGACCCGCGCGAGCAGGTCCGGCAGATGGTGCTCACCCTGCAACGGCTGATCGAGGGGGAGGACCTGCCGCCACGCAGGCAGGTGCTGCCGGTCGGCCTGGTCCGCCGGGCCTCGGCTTAGCAGCAAGCTGGTGCCGCGTTGACTCACCGGTGTGTTGGCCGTTGTCGTACCGGGTGTTGGCCGTTGCGGACGGTGTGTTGGCCGGATGGCGTACCAGTTCGGCCAAGAGTGTGTACGACAACGGCCAACACGGCGCTCAGTGTTCGTGCGCGGGCGGCTGGGCGAAGACGCAGTTGTCCACGTCGGCCGGGATCTGGCGGACCTTGTCGTCGGCGTAGGCGCAGCGCAGGTAGTAGAGGTCCAGCTGGTAGACGCCGAGGAAGCCTGACGTGACCGCGAAACCGTTGCCGAAGGCCAGGGTCGGGCCGTCGCCGAGGGTGCCCTTGGTCATCGCGTCCCGCCAGGTGCGCTGGAACTCGATCTGCTTGCCAGGGGCGAACAACAGCAGGCCGACCTTGGGGTAGGACGGTGGCACCGCGCAGGTGGACCACTCCGCGATGTAGGGCTCGTACAGCTCGCGCAGCTCGGCGCCGACCAGCCTGTCCAGCTCCTCGGGTGTGCCCGCCCTGGCGTCGGTGCAGCCCGAGGTCTTCTCGCTGACCAGGTCCACCAGTCCACGCATCGTGGTGACCGGGGGGCCGAGTGCGCCCGCGCCCCGATCAGCAAGGGGTGCAACGGGTTCCGCGGCGCAACCGGCGAGCGAGACCAGGGTCAGCGTGAGGGCCGCGGCGATTCTGGGCAGGGTCATGACGCCTCCTGTCTGGGAGCGTTCCCAGCACCGTAGCCAAACTTTTGCCTGGTTGAAAAGGAGATGTGCTACCCCGAATCTGGAAGCGCTCCCAGATTCCCTGCCACAAGGAACTGACCATGACACTGCGAAGCAGGCTCGCGGCGTTGGCGGCAGTGGTCGTCGCGCTGTGTTCGATGGTCCTCGTCCTACTGGATCAACGCCCGGCTCAGGCGCACGGCGCCATGATGCAGCCGGGCAGCCGGACTTTCTTCTGCTGGAAGGACGGACTCAGTTCCACCGGTGAGATCAAGCCGAAGAACCCGGCCTGCGCCGCCGCGGTGGCGCAGAGCGGCACCAACCCGCTGTACAACTGGTTCAGCGTGCTGCGCTCCGACGGCGAGGGCCGCACCCGCGGCTTCGTGCCGGACGGCCAGCTGTGCAGCGGCGGCAACAGCACCTTCTCCGGCTGGAACCAGGCCAGGAACGACTGGCCGCTGACCCACCTGACCGCCGGCGCGAACATGCGCTGGTCCTACAACGCCTGGGCTGCCCACCCCGGCTGGTTCTACCTCTACGTCACCAAGGACAGCTGGAGCCCGACCCGGCCACTGACCTGGAACGACATCGAGGAGCAGCCGTTCCTGACCGTCGACCACCCACCGCTGACCGGTTCGGTCGGCACGGTCGAGGGCCACTACGGCTGGCACGGCAGGCTGCCGCAGGGCAAGAGCGGCAAGCACATCATCTACTCGGTGTGGAAGCGCTCGGACAGCAAGGAGACCTTCTACGGCTGCTCCGACGTGGTCTTCGACGGCGGCAACGGCGAGGTCACCGGCATCGGCGGCGAGCCGGGCCCCGGCCCGACCGGCACCACCAGCCCGACCAGCACCACCGCGGGCCCGCCCGGAGCCTGCACCGCCGAGTACGCGGTCACCAACAGCTGGGCCGGTGGCGCCCAGGTGACGGTGACCGTGCGCAACCCCGGCAGCACGCCGGTGCGGGGCTGGACCGTGCGCTGGACCGCCCAGGCGGGTCAGCGGATATCCAGCCTGTGGGACGCCACGCACTCCGTCACGGACTCCGCGGTGACGGTGAAGAACGCGTCCTGGAACGCGAGTGTGCCCGCGGGCGGGCAGGCGGCGTTCTCGTTCAACGTGGAGTCGACCGGTGACCACAAACCGGCGAGTCCACTCACCTGCGCCAGTCCCTGATGGCGCCCCCGCGGCGCGGGTCCCTTTCCTCCACCCGGGACCCGCGCCGCGGCTTGGGTCAGCTCGCGGGCGGCGCGGTGCTGCGGCGGACGATCAGCGTGGTGGCCAGCTCGACCCTGCGGTGCTCCGGTTCGGTGCCGCGGGCCAGTGACACCGCCAGGCGGGTGGCCGCGGCGGCCATGTCCTGCAACGGCTGGCGGACCGTGGTCAGCGGCGGGCCGACCCACTCCGCCACCGGCAGGTCGTCGAAGCCGACCACGCTCAGGTCCTCCGGGATGCGCAGGCCCGCGGTGCGCGCGGCCTCGTAGACGCCCAGCGCCTGCAGGTCGCTGCCGGCGAAGACCGCGGTGGGCCGGCGGGGCAGCTCGAGCAGCGCCTCGAACTGGGCGCGGCCGGACTCGACGTGGAAGTCGCCGTAGCGCACCAGCTCCGGGTCCACCACCAGCCCGGCGGTCTCCAGCGCGGCGCGGTAGCCGTCCACCCTGGCCCGGCTGCACAGCACCCGTTCCGGGCCGCCGATCACCGCGATGCGCTCGTGGCCCAGCTCGATCAGGTGCCGGGTGGCGGTCAGGCCGCCGTTCCAGTTGGTCGCGCCGATCGAGGGGGTGTGCACGCCCGGCTCGCCGATCGGGTCCACCACCACGACCGGGATGTCCCTGGCCCGCAGCTTGGCCAGCTGGGCGGCGCTGAGGTCGGAGAACACCGCGACCACGGCCAGCGGCTTGCGGGTGATCACGCCGTCCACCCAGCGCTGGCCGGGGGTCAGCCTGCCCTGGGACTCCGAGAGCACCAGCGCGAGACCCTGCTCGGCGGCCACCTGCTCGGCGCCGCGGATGATCTCCAGCGCCCAGGCGCTCTCCAGCTCGTGGAACATCAGCTCCACCAGGGTCGAGCGGCGGGACCGCTCATCGCCCCTGCGCTGGTAGCCGTGCTGCCGGATGATCGACTCCACCCGCTCGCGGGTTTCCGCCGCGACATCGGGTCTGCCGTTCATCACCTTCGAAACTGTCGGGATCGAGACGCCTGCCTCGGCGGCGATGTCCGCGATGGTGACCTTGCCCGGTGCCATGGCCGGAGTCTACGACAACCGGGTTGCCCCAACGGGCCTATTGCCGGAGCGACACGAACGCGCCTAGCTTCGAAAGTGTCGGTTTTCATATAGAAAGTATCGACAAGCCCTGGAGCGACAATGAAGTTGCGCAGACAACTGCTGGTGCTGGGCCTGCTGGTGGCCGGTGTGGGCGCGGGCGCGCTACCCGCCTCGGCCGCGGGGCCCCTGCACGGCATCACCAACCGCTGGGTCGGCAGCGCGGTGGCCGCGGGGCCACTGGCCGGCGAGCAGGACTACCGCGGGACCCTGACCCGCGAGTTCGACAGCGTGACGCCGGAGAACGAGATGAAGTGGGCGGTCACCGAGCCCAACCGCGGCCAGTACAACTGGGGCGGCGCGGACGCGATCGTCAACTACGCCCAGCAGAACGGCAAGACCGTGCGCGGGCACACCCTGGTGTGGCACAGCCAGTACCCGAACTGGCTGAACAACCTCTCCGCCAACGACCTGCGGGCCGCGGTGGAGCAGCGCATCCGCACCACGATGAGCAGGTACAAGGGCAAGATCCGGGCCTGGGACGTGGTCAACGAGGTGTTCGAGGAGGACGGCAGGCGCCGCAACTCGATCTTCCAGACCAGGCTGGGCGACAACTGGATCGCGGATGCCTTCCGGCTGGCCCGCCAGATCGACCCCTCGGCCAAGCTCTACATCAACGACTACAACACCGAGGGCAACAGCGCCAAGGCCAACGCGATGTACGCGCTGGTGCGCCAGCTCAAGCAGCAGGGCGTGCCGATCGACGGCGTGGGCATCCAGGCACACCTGGCCACCCAGTACGGCTTCCCCGGCGGCTACCAGGACAACCTGCGGCGGCTGGCCGCGCTCGGCCTGGACGTGGCCATCACCGAGGCCGACGTGCGCATCCAGCTGCCCAGTGACGGCGGCAAACTGGCCGCCCAGGCGAACTACTACAAGCAGCTGTGGGACGGCTGCCACGCGGTGAGCCGCTGCGTGGAGTTCACCACCTGGGGCTTCACCGACCGGCACTCCTGGGTGCCGGGCACCTTCCCCGGCACCGGGGACGCCTGCCTGTTCGACCGCTCCCTGCAACCAAAACCGGCTTACCGCGCGATCAACCCCTGACCCGGCGCGGGCCGGCCTCACTTGCCGAACCCGGCGGTGAGGCCGGCCAGCAGGAACCGCCGCCCGATCAGGTAGACCACGAAGATCGGCAGCACGGACAGCGTCACCGCGGCCAGCAGGCCGGGCACGTTCACCCCGAACTGGCCCTGGAAGTTCCACAGTCCCAGGGTGAGCACCCGGTTCTCCGCGGACTGGGTGAGCACCAGCGGGAACAGGAAACCGTTCCAGGCGCTGAGCGCGGTGTAGATGGCCACGGTGACGATGGCCGGTTTGGCCAGTGGCAGCACCAGGTCGAACAGCGTGCGCAGCGGCCCGGCCCCGTCGATGGCCTGCGCCTCGTACAGCTCGCGCGGCACATCGCGCAGGCTGGTGGTCAGCACCAGGGTGGCCACCGGCAGCGCGAAGGCCGCGGTGGGCAGGATGACCCCGGTGAGGCTGTCGTAGAGGTGCAGCCGGGTGATCAGCAGGTAGACCGGGATGATGGTGGCCTGCGCCGGAATCGCCAGCCCGGCCAGCAGCAGGCTGAACCCGCGCCGCACCCACGGGCTGGTGCTCCTGGTGGCCGCGTAGGCCGCTGGCACGGCCAGCAGCAGCACGATGAGCACGGTGGCCCCGGTGACCACCACGTTGTTGAGCAGGTACCGGCCGAACCCGCCCTCCAGCACGGTGAGGTAGTTCGCCAGGGTCGGGTTCGCCGGCGGGGCAAGGGGATGGCCGCCGAGGTAGTCGGCCCGCCCGCGCAGGCTCGCGGCCAGCATGTAGTACAGCGGCAGCAGCACCACCAGCAGCCAGAGTCCGGCGAAGGCGCCGCCGATCCGGTTCGGCGTGATCCTCATACGCCCTCCTGTTGACTGGACATGGCGCGGAAACCGGTGGCCCGCAACACGATCAGCGACAGCGCCGCGCCCAGCACCATGAGCAGCACGCCGATGGTGCTGGCGTAGCCCAGCTCGAAGCCGGTGAACCCGGTGATGTACATGTGCAGCGGCAGGATCCGGGTCGCGGTGCCCGGTCCGCCGCCGGTGAGGATCAGCACGGTGTCGAAGGTGGTCAGCGAGCCGACCAGCATCAGCACCGAGGAGCTGATCACGGTGTGCCGCAGCTGGGGCAGCGTGATGTGCCGGAAGCGGGCCAGCCGCCCGGCCCCGTCCAGCACCGCGGCCTCGTACAGCGCGGGCGGCACCGCCCGCGCCGCGCCCTGGTAGAGCAGGGTGTGGAAGGGCACGTACTGCCAGGTGATCACCAGCACCACGGTGTAGAGCGCCAGCTGCGGGTCGCCCAGCGGGGCCAGCACCCCGGCGGTGAGGCCGAAGTTGGGGTCCAGCAACGCCTGCCACAGCAGGGCGATCGCGGCGGTGGAGAGCAGCAGCGGCAGGAAGAACAGCGCGCTGAGCACCGCCCGGCCGCGCTGCCTGCCCGCCGCCCACACCCCGGTCAGCAGCGCCAGCGGGGTCTGCACCAGCCAGGACAGCACCATGATCAGCAGGGTCCGGCCGAGCGCGGCGTGCGCCTGGTCATCGGCGTAGAGCCGGGCCCAGTTGTCCGCGCCGGTGACCCGCGGCGCGCCCAGGCCGTCCCATGCGGTGAAGCTCAGGCCGAAGACCAGGACCATCGGCAGCACCGCGAACAGGGTGAAGAAGGCCAGTGCGGGCAGGGCGTAGAGAGCCGACGGCCGCTGGGTCATCCGCGGCTGGCCAGCGCGTCGACGAACTGCTGCGGGGAGAGCTTGCCCAGGAAGAACTCCTGGAGCTGGGTGAGCAGGAAGGTGGCCTGCTCGGCTGGCAGGTCCTGGTCCCAGGACAGCTGGAAGTGCGGGGCGGCGCGCACCTGCTCGTAGAGCCAGCTGGTGTAGGCGGCGTTGGGGGCCTTGGCCAGCTTGTCCGCCAGCCCGCTCACCGCGGGCACGTCGCCGGCGTCGATGAGCGCCTGCACGTAGCCCGGGTCGTGCAGCTGGGTGGCCACGAACTTCTTGGCCTGGTCCACTGTGGACAATCCGGCGGACACCGAGTAGAAGTTGGCCGGGTTGCCGACCAGGTTGCGCGGGTCGCCCTTGCCGCCGGGCACCGCGGGGAAGGGGACCCAGCCCAGCGCCTCCCGCTTGACGAACTCCGGGCTCTGGCCGAGCTGGTTGACGTACTCCCAGGAGCCCATCAGGTGCATCGCGGCCTTGCCCTGGGCCAGGATGGTGGAGGCGCCGCCGAGGTCGTAGCCCACCCCGGCGAAGTCCCGGCCGAAGCCGCCGCGGTCGATGAGCTCCTTGAGCCGGGTCATCGACTCCAGCACCGCGGGGTGCCGCCAGCCCTCGGGTTTTCCCTTCACCGCGCGGAAGACCTCGGTGCCGCCGATCCGGTCGAGCAGGTACTCCGCCCACATCAGCTCGGTCCAGGCCTGCGAGCCGGCCAGCGCGATCGGCTGCACGTTCCTGGCCTTGAAGGTCTCCACCAGTGCCAGCAGTTCCTCCCAGGTGCCCGGCGGCCGCGCGCCCGCGGCGGCGAAGACCTCCTTGTTGTAGAACAGGACCACCGGCTGCATGCCGCGCATCGGCAGCCCGTAGAGCTTGCCGTCCAGGCGGGCCGCGTCCAGCACGTTCGGCAGGAACGCCTCGCCGAGGCCGGGGTTCTCGGCCAGCAGCGGGGTCAGGTCGGCGACCTTGCCCGCGTCGACGTACTCCTTGAGGTTGCCGCCGCCCCAGTTGAAGAAGGCCGAGGGCGGGTTCGGCGAGCCGAGGGCGACCCGCAGCTTCTGCTTGTACGGGTCGTTGGCGAAGGTCTCCAGCTTGGCGGTGCCGCCCGCGCGGTTGAAGCGGTCCACCGACTGCTGTTCGATCGGGTTGAGCACGTTGTCCTGCAAGGCCCACACCGTGACCCCCGCCTGGCCCGCCGGGCCGGAGGTGCCGCAGGCGGCCAGCGCGCCCGCGGCCAGGGCGAGCGCGCAGAGGCGGAGAAAGCGCGGTCGGGAACGCCGTAACATGGAGCCACCTTTCCGAAATGTTTCGGAAATATCGCGAGTGCGGCCGACCCTATGGACGCTGCTCTGTTGGTGTCAAGAGCGGCTTTAGTCCAAACAGAGTCCCGTTTTGGCAGCTAGTTTGCGGCGGGTTGTGTTTCGCAGTCTTATCGATACTATCGGCGTCATGGATCGCGTCTGGGGGATCCCAGGGCGTCCGGTGCAGGAGCGGGTGGCCACGCTGCTCACCGAGATGACCCTGGCGGAGAAGCTGGCCCAGCTCGTCGGCGTGTGGGTGGGGGTGTCCGAGGTGGCGGCCGAGGTCGCCCCGGCCCAGCACGAGTTCGCCGAGTCCCTTCCTCCGTGGGACGAGCTGACCAAGTCCGGGCTGGGCCAGCTCACCCGCGTCTTCGGCACCGCCCCGGTCGATCCGGCGCACGCGGCCAGGGCGCTGGCCCAGACCCAGCGCCGCCTGGTCGAGAACACCCGGCTGGGCATCCCGGCGATGGCGCACGAGGAGTGCCTCTCCGGCTTCACCGCCTGGCGGGCCACCGTGTTCCCGGCACCACTGGCCTGGGCCGCCGCCTTCGACCCCGGCACGGTGCGGTGGATGGCCGAGGCGGTGGGCCGATCACTGGCCGAGGTCGGCGTGCACCAGGGCCTGGCCCCGGTGCTGGACGTGCTGCGCGATCCGCGCTGGGGCCGGTCCGAGGAGACGCTGGGGGAGGACCCGTACCTGGTCGGCGTGCTCGGCGCGGCCTACACCGGCGGCCTGGAGTCGGCCGGGATCGTGGCCACGCTCAAGCACTTCGCCGGGTACTCCGCCTCCCGCGCCGGCCGCAACCACGCCCCGGTGGGCATGGGGCCGCGCGAGTTCGCCGACGTGGTGCTGCCGCCGTTCGAGCTGGCCCTGCGCGAGGGCGGGGCGCGTTCGGTGATGCACTCCTACGCTGAGGTCGACGGCGTGCCGCCAGCGGCCGATCCGGCGCTGCTGACCGGGCTGTTGCGGGAGACCTGGGGCTTCCAGGGTGTGGTGGTGGCCGACTACTTCGGCGTCTCCTTCCTGGAGACCGCGCACGGTGTGGCCGGTTCCCCCGGTGAGGCGGCGGCGCTCGCGCTGGCCGCGGGGGTGGACGTGGAGCTGCCGAGCGTGCGCTGCTACGGCGAGCCGCTGGCCGAGCTGGTGCGTGCGGGTGTGGTGCCGGAGGAGCTGGTGGACCGCGCGGTGACCAGGGTGCTGCGGCAGAAGTGCGAGCTGGGCCTGCTGGACGAGGACTGGGACCCGGAGCCGCCCGCGCTGCGCCAGGACCGGCCGGTGGACCTGGACCCGCCGGAGCTGCGCACGCTGGCCCGCACCCTGGCCGAGCGCTCGATCGTGTTGCTGGCCAACGACTCCGGCCTGCTGCCGCTGCGCGAGCCCGGTCATCTCGCGGTGGTCGGGCCGTGCGCGGAGGAGGTGCTCTCGCTGCTGGGCTGCTACTCCTTCCCCAGCCACGTCGGCACCCAGCACCCCGAGGTCCCGCTGGGCATCGAGGCGCCCACCCTGCTGGACGCGCTGCGCGCCGAGTTCCCGGACACCGAGATCCGTTGCGCCCCAGGCTGTGCGGTCACCGGCGAGGACCGCTCCGGCATCCCGGCCGCGGCCGCGCTCGCCGATGCCGCCGAGGTGTGCGTGCTGGCCCTCGGCGACCGCTCCGGCCTGTTCGGCCGCGGCACCTCCGGCGAGGGCTGCGACGCCGCCGACCTGGCCCTGCCCGGGGTGCAGGCCGAACTGCTGGCCGCGGTGCTGGACACCGGGACGCCGGTGGTGCTGGTCCTGCTGGCCGGCCGCCCCTACGCCCTCGGCGGGGACGCCGAACGGGCCGCGGCCGTGGTGCAGGCGTTCTTCCCCGGACAGGAAGGCGCGGGCGCGGTCGCGGGCGTGCTCAGCGGCCGGGTGAACCCCTCGGGCAAGCTGCCCGCGCAGGTCCCGCACGGCCCCGGCGGGCAGCCCGCGACCTACCTGCACCCGCCGCTCGGCGGCCCGGGGTCGGTCAGCTCGGTGGACCCGGCCCCGCGGTTCCCGTTCGGCCACGGCCTGTCCTACACCAGCTTCGAGTACCTGGACGGCCACGCGCAGCCTGAACTGCCCAGCGACGGGGAGATCGAGGTGTCCTGCCTGGTGCGCAACACCGGCGACCGGCCCGGCGCGGAGGTCGTCCAGCTGTACCTGCACGACCCGGTGGCCTCGGTGACCCGGCCGGTGCGTCAGCTGGCCGGGTTCGCCCGGGTGCACCTGGACCCCGGGGAGTCGGTGCGGGTCCGCTTCCGGCTGCACGCCGACCGGACCTCCTTCACCGGCCGTGACGGCCGCCGGGTGGTCGAACCCGGCGAGCTGCGCCTGCTGCTGGGCTCCTCCAGCACCGACATCCGGTGGCAGGCCACGGTCGAAGTCACCGGGGCAGCGCGCCATCCCGGCCCGGACCGGGTGCTGATGACCCCGGTGGTCCTCGACCCGGCGGAGGCCGCCGGCTGAGGGCCTCGGTCACGGCAGGCAGCCAGCGGTCGGCCATCTTGCGGAACCCGGTGTCGTTGGGGTGCACCCCGTCGATGGTGTCGGTGGCTGCGTCGAAGCCGGTCCACTGGTCCACCACGGTGATCGGCGAGCGCGCGGTGGACCGCTGCGCCGCCCAGCCCGGGATCGCGCGGTTGAGCGCCAGCACCCGCCGTGCGCAGGGGTCGCAGCCGA from Crossiella sp. CA-258035 harbors:
- a CDS encoding LacI family DNA-binding transcriptional regulator; the encoded protein is MTRGATRPTLEDVAAYAGVSRSTASRALNEDAYVSSRAREKVLDAARELGYSPNQAARSLVTRRTNAIALVLSEPETKVLEDPYFAEIVRGAFRQLSEVGSQMLMMLVDSREDVPGTVRFLEGGHVDGALVFAAHRGDPLPTALRLLRLPMVFGGGSPGGAIRGLHMVDFDNVGGAKLAVEHLLSLGRKRIGTITGPLDQRSAVDRLAGWRTTAGLDDRAAARLCEEGDFSTESGERAVARLLARNPKLDAVFAANDPMAAGALRALHAAGRRVPEDVAVVGFDDHRGLAEATNPPLTTVHQDPREQVRQMVLTLQRLIEGEDLPPRRQVLPVGLVRRASA
- a CDS encoding lytic polysaccharide monooxygenase; translation: MTLRSRLAALAAVVVALCSMVLVLLDQRPAQAHGAMMQPGSRTFFCWKDGLSSTGEIKPKNPACAAAVAQSGTNPLYNWFSVLRSDGEGRTRGFVPDGQLCSGGNSTFSGWNQARNDWPLTHLTAGANMRWSYNAWAAHPGWFYLYVTKDSWSPTRPLTWNDIEEQPFLTVDHPPLTGSVGTVEGHYGWHGRLPQGKSGKHIIYSVWKRSDSKETFYGCSDVVFDGGNGEVTGIGGEPGPGPTGTTSPTSTTAGPPGACTAEYAVTNSWAGGAQVTVTVRNPGSTPVRGWTVRWTAQAGQRISSLWDATHSVTDSAVTVKNASWNASVPAGGQAAFSFNVESTGDHKPASPLTCASP
- a CDS encoding LacI family DNA-binding transcriptional regulator codes for the protein MAPGKVTIADIAAEAGVSIPTVSKVMNGRPDVAAETRERVESIIRQHGYQRRGDERSRRSTLVELMFHELESAWALEIIRGAEQVAAEQGLALVLSESQGRLTPGQRWVDGVITRKPLAVVAVFSDLSAAQLAKLRARDIPVVVVDPIGEPGVHTPSIGATNWNGGLTATRHLIELGHERIAVIGGPERVLCSRARVDGYRAALETAGLVVDPELVRYGDFHVESGRAQFEALLELPRRPTAVFAGSDLQALGVYEAARTAGLRIPEDLSVVGFDDLPVAEWVGPPLTTVRQPLQDMAAAATRLAVSLARGTEPEHRRVELATTLIVRRSTAPPAS
- a CDS encoding endo-1,4-beta-xylanase, encoding MKLRRQLLVLGLLVAGVGAGALPASAAGPLHGITNRWVGSAVAAGPLAGEQDYRGTLTREFDSVTPENEMKWAVTEPNRGQYNWGGADAIVNYAQQNGKTVRGHTLVWHSQYPNWLNNLSANDLRAAVEQRIRTTMSRYKGKIRAWDVVNEVFEEDGRRRNSIFQTRLGDNWIADAFRLARQIDPSAKLYINDYNTEGNSAKANAMYALVRQLKQQGVPIDGVGIQAHLATQYGFPGGYQDNLRRLAALGLDVAITEADVRIQLPSDGGKLAAQANYYKQLWDGCHAVSRCVEFTTWGFTDRHSWVPGTFPGTGDACLFDRSLQPKPAYRAINP
- a CDS encoding carbohydrate ABC transporter permease, giving the protein MRITPNRIGGAFAGLWLLVVLLPLYYMLAASLRGRADYLGGHPLAPPANPTLANYLTVLEGGFGRYLLNNVVVTGATVLIVLLLAVPAAYAATRSTSPWVRRGFSLLLAGLAIPAQATIIPVYLLITRLHLYDSLTGVILPTAAFALPVATLVLTTSLRDVPRELYEAQAIDGAGPLRTLFDLVLPLAKPAIVTVAIYTALSAWNGFLFPLVLTQSAENRVLTLGLWNFQGQFGVNVPGLLAAVTLSVLPIFVVYLIGRRFLLAGLTAGFGK
- a CDS encoding sugar ABC transporter permease, with translation MTQRPSALYALPALAFFTLFAVLPMVLVFGLSFTAWDGLGAPRVTGADNWARLYADDQAHAALGRTLLIMVLSWLVQTPLALLTGVWAAGRQRGRAVLSALFFLPLLLSTAAIALLWQALLDPNFGLTAGVLAPLGDPQLALYTVVLVITWQYVPFHTLLYQGAARAVPPALYEAAVLDGAGRLARFRHITLPQLRHTVISSSVLMLVGSLTTFDTVLILTGGGPGTATRILPLHMYITGFTGFELGYASTIGVLLMVLGAALSLIVLRATGFRAMSSQQEGV
- a CDS encoding extracellular solute-binding protein codes for the protein MLRRSRPRFLRLCALALAAGALAACGTSGPAGQAGVTVWALQDNVLNPIEQQSVDRFNRAGGTAKLETFANDPYKQKLRVALGSPNPPSAFFNWGGGNLKEYVDAGKVADLTPLLAENPGLGEAFLPNVLDAARLDGKLYGLPMRGMQPVVLFYNKEVFAAAGARPPGTWEELLALVETFKARNVQPIALAGSQAWTELMWAEYLLDRIGGTEVFRAVKGKPEGWRHPAVLESMTRLKELIDRGGFGRDFAGVGYDLGGASTILAQGKAAMHLMGSWEYVNQLGQSPEFVKREALGWVPFPAVPGGKGDPRNLVGNPANFYSVSAGLSTVDQAKKFVATQLHDPGYVQALIDAGDVPAVSGLADKLAKAPNAAYTSWLYEQVRAAPHFQLSWDQDLPAEQATFLLTQLQEFFLGKLSPQQFVDALASRG
- a CDS encoding glycoside hydrolase family 3 N-terminal domain-containing protein; the protein is MDRVWGIPGRPVQERVATLLTEMTLAEKLAQLVGVWVGVSEVAAEVAPAQHEFAESLPPWDELTKSGLGQLTRVFGTAPVDPAHAARALAQTQRRLVENTRLGIPAMAHEECLSGFTAWRATVFPAPLAWAAAFDPGTVRWMAEAVGRSLAEVGVHQGLAPVLDVLRDPRWGRSEETLGEDPYLVGVLGAAYTGGLESAGIVATLKHFAGYSASRAGRNHAPVGMGPREFADVVLPPFELALREGGARSVMHSYAEVDGVPPAADPALLTGLLRETWGFQGVVVADYFGVSFLETAHGVAGSPGEAAALALAAGVDVELPSVRCYGEPLAELVRAGVVPEELVDRAVTRVLRQKCELGLLDEDWDPEPPALRQDRPVDLDPPELRTLARTLAERSIVLLANDSGLLPLREPGHLAVVGPCAEEVLSLLGCYSFPSHVGTQHPEVPLGIEAPTLLDALRAEFPDTEIRCAPGCAVTGEDRSGIPAAAALADAAEVCVLALGDRSGLFGRGTSGEGCDAADLALPGVQAELLAAVLDTGTPVVLVLLAGRPYALGGDAERAAAVVQAFFPGQEGAGAVAGVLSGRVNPSGKLPAQVPHGPGGQPATYLHPPLGGPGSVSSVDPAPRFPFGHGLSYTSFEYLDGHAQPELPSDGEIEVSCLVRNTGDRPGAEVVQLYLHDPVASVTRPVRQLAGFARVHLDPGESVRVRFRLHADRTSFTGRDGRRVVEPGELRLLLGSSSTDIRWQATVEVTGAARHPGPDRVLMTPVVLDPAEAAG